One window from the genome of Streptomyces cadmiisoli encodes:
- a CDS encoding lantibiotic dehydratase yields MSLTSTPAVHETGQEPVALADLPGTRWQVWRDAVLRSTGFPAQGLRVFASPAAASAAEARLAGDIDDVGYRAAFAKAAAVIGTQLYEIAGDPLFREAITWQNPDVLAFLDGLRAAGPDAAPDRKTRRRQAVVARYWQRYCAKNDTIGFFGPVCWVRLTDDDAVVTARPGPGLVTGRQVYFEWWALAAFADRLASDPRFRPHLPVALQPQLSVRAGMLHRPVEPPVELTPAEVSLLGLLTGPRPAAGVVAELVADSGNPVRRSADGFMLLERLTERGVLRWGIDLPLNLSAEAALHAAIDAIGDPAAREAAREEFGRLDAARSAVAAAAGDPAALRAATVRLDEVFTELTGLDSRRRAGQTYAGRTLCHEDAVRDLELSFGRPLLEELAPALGVLLTAARWLSHTLASAYRQALREVYADLCTDLGTREVPMGDLRYLAHGLFFGAGRRPVDDVVAAFADRWAQLTGGTERAPDTRRVRLRSAELADRAAELFDAPGPGWSTARIHSPDLQIAAPSLEKLAAGDYTVVLGELHAAYLTLCTGVFSWAHPRPGALRSAIDRDLGTDRVQLLLPEDFPRMTARVADLLWSPDNWQLGFAPAPGAEHSRLLPVTALTVTERDGDLVARHADGQEWPLLELFADFLSMHTADAFKLVSAGPHTPRVAIDRLVVERETWRSTVGATGLATAKGYAERYLAARRWATELGLPDRVFIRLGTELKPTYADLTSPPLVYSLASMVRRAGLDGGPDVEVVVTEVLPLPEDTWVPDADGRTYYSELRVQVRDPLVPPHASGSADD; encoded by the coding sequence ATGTCGCTGACGTCCACACCGGCCGTGCACGAAACCGGCCAGGAGCCGGTCGCACTGGCCGACCTGCCCGGAACCCGCTGGCAGGTGTGGCGCGACGCCGTCCTGCGCTCCACCGGATTCCCCGCCCAGGGCCTGCGCGTCTTCGCCTCCCCCGCCGCCGCCTCGGCCGCCGAGGCCCGTCTTGCCGGAGACATCGACGACGTCGGCTACCGCGCGGCCTTCGCAAAGGCCGCCGCGGTCATCGGCACCCAGCTGTACGAGATAGCGGGCGACCCCCTGTTCCGCGAGGCGATCACCTGGCAGAACCCCGATGTGCTGGCGTTCCTGGACGGTCTGCGCGCGGCCGGCCCCGACGCCGCGCCGGACCGCAAGACCCGCCGCCGGCAGGCGGTGGTGGCCCGCTACTGGCAGCGCTACTGCGCCAAGAACGACACCATCGGCTTCTTCGGCCCGGTGTGCTGGGTCCGGCTGACCGACGACGACGCCGTGGTGACGGCCCGTCCGGGACCCGGCCTGGTGACCGGGCGGCAGGTGTACTTCGAGTGGTGGGCCCTGGCGGCGTTCGCGGACCGGCTGGCCTCCGACCCGCGCTTCCGGCCGCACCTGCCCGTGGCACTGCAACCCCAGCTCTCCGTCCGGGCGGGGATGTTGCACCGCCCCGTGGAGCCGCCCGTGGAGCTCACTCCCGCCGAGGTGTCGCTGCTCGGCCTGCTGACCGGCCCGCGCCCGGCCGCCGGGGTGGTGGCCGAACTCGTCGCGGACAGCGGCAATCCCGTCCGGCGCAGCGCGGACGGTTTCATGCTGCTGGAGCGCCTCACCGAACGCGGGGTGCTGCGCTGGGGCATCGACCTGCCGCTGAACCTGTCCGCCGAAGCGGCCCTGCACGCGGCGATCGACGCGATCGGCGACCCTGCCGCCCGCGAGGCCGCTCGCGAGGAGTTCGGCCGGCTGGACGCCGCCCGCTCCGCGGTGGCCGCCGCGGCCGGCGATCCGGCCGCCCTGCGCGCCGCGACGGTCCGGCTGGACGAGGTGTTCACCGAGCTGACCGGGCTCGACAGCCGACGCAGGGCGGGGCAGACGTACGCCGGACGCACGCTGTGCCACGAGGACGCCGTACGCGACCTGGAGCTGTCGTTCGGCCGGCCGCTGCTCGAGGAGTTGGCACCGGCACTCGGCGTGCTGCTCACGGCCGCGCGCTGGCTGAGCCACACGCTGGCCTCGGCGTACCGGCAGGCACTGCGGGAGGTCTACGCCGATCTGTGCACCGATCTCGGTACCCGGGAGGTGCCGATGGGCGATCTGCGTTATCTCGCGCACGGCTTGTTCTTCGGCGCTGGCCGGCGGCCGGTCGACGACGTCGTGGCCGCCTTCGCCGACCGGTGGGCCCAGCTGACGGGCGGGACGGAACGCGCGCCGGACACGCGCCGGGTGCGGCTGCGCTCCGCGGAACTCGCCGACCGTGCCGCCGAGCTGTTCGACGCGCCGGGCCCCGGCTGGTCCACCGCCCGTATCCACAGCCCTGATCTGCAGATCGCCGCGCCCAGTCTGGAGAAACTGGCCGCCGGCGACTACACGGTGGTGCTCGGCGAGCTGCACGCGGCGTATCTGACGCTGTGCACCGGCGTGTTCAGCTGGGCGCACCCCCGGCCGGGCGCTCTGCGGTCCGCGATCGACCGGGATCTCGGCACGGACCGGGTGCAGCTGCTGCTGCCGGAGGACTTCCCCCGGATGACCGCCCGGGTCGCCGACCTGCTCTGGTCGCCGGACAACTGGCAGCTCGGCTTCGCACCGGCGCCGGGCGCCGAGCACTCCCGGCTGCTCCCGGTCACCGCGTTGACGGTGACCGAGCGGGACGGCGACCTCGTGGCGCGGCACGCCGACGGGCAGGAGTGGCCGCTGCTGGAGCTGTTCGCCGACTTCCTGTCCATGCACACGGCGGACGCGTTCAAACTGGTCTCGGCCGGTCCGCACACCCCCCGGGTGGCGATCGACCGGCTCGTCGTGGAGCGCGAGACCTGGCGCAGCACGGTCGGGGCGACCGGCCTGGCCACGGCCAAGGGCTATGCCGAGCGGTATCTCGCGGCCCGGCGCTGGGCAACGGAACTCGGCCTTCCGGACCGGGTGTTCATCCGCCTCGGCACCGAACTCAAGCCCACCTACGCGGATCTGACCAGCCCGCCGCTGGTGTACTCGCTCGCATCCATGGTGCGCCGCGCCGGTCTGGACGGGGGGCCCGACGTCGAGGTGGTGGTCACGGAGGTGCTGCCGCTCCCCGAGGACACCTGGGTCCCGGATGCCGACGGCCGCACCTACTACTCGGAGTTGCGCGTGCAGGTCCGCGATCCGCTCGTTCCGCCGCACGCCTCCGGGAGCGCCGATGACTGA
- a CDS encoding DUF6002 family protein codes for MTTALVAERNLILDYYERLPQVVAALVDDPAPVTEPGAFSPGFTLPEPDAGVRDFFEPARAQWRELGKYGSHRLVMLDLAGNPGTHTTKTFPSLLIVARAVEYIRRTGEPVMIFTPTSANKGTALRDAVARALAAGLATPDQLRIATLAPASGRSKLRAGSLTDDAELRARNPLMVYDGERAEDVKTLARQFTDAHAADLKRRHGLNLWFSLDLRNYLVADTARAFFEQDADPTGAAGPRLHAHAVSSAFGLLGYHAGRDVLEAAGEARPASRPASLLVQHLGTPDMVLSLRRGSFDRAGLPRYERGDDGLWRQRTDPNFPGVADEVDEILDPTFYTHRPATSPAMNAIIARHGGDGIVVSRHECLERYPALRELVADHARPLPDDPRALREWSLVMALTGVCNAIDRGLVEAGRDVVVHGSGWYADDDVRTPEESALVPVSTVEDIAAALL; via the coding sequence ATGACCACCGCACTCGTCGCCGAGCGCAACCTGATCCTCGACTACTACGAGCGGTTGCCGCAGGTCGTCGCGGCCCTGGTGGACGACCCGGCGCCGGTCACCGAACCCGGCGCGTTCTCACCCGGCTTCACGCTGCCGGAACCGGACGCCGGCGTCCGCGACTTCTTCGAGCCGGCCCGGGCCCAGTGGCGGGAACTCGGCAAGTACGGCAGCCACCGGCTGGTCATGCTGGACCTGGCCGGCAACCCCGGCACGCACACCACCAAGACCTTCCCCTCCCTGCTGATCGTCGCCCGCGCCGTGGAGTACATCCGCCGCACGGGCGAACCGGTCATGATCTTCACACCCACCTCGGCGAACAAGGGGACCGCTCTCCGCGACGCCGTGGCGCGGGCACTGGCCGCGGGGCTGGCCACCCCCGACCAACTGCGGATCGCCACGCTGGCCCCGGCCTCCGGCCGGTCCAAGCTGCGCGCCGGAAGCCTCACCGACGACGCGGAACTGCGCGCCCGCAACCCGCTGATGGTGTACGACGGCGAGCGCGCCGAGGACGTCAAGACGCTGGCCCGGCAGTTCACCGACGCCCACGCGGCCGACCTCAAACGACGCCACGGACTGAACCTGTGGTTCTCGCTGGACCTGCGCAACTACCTCGTGGCCGACACCGCACGGGCCTTCTTCGAGCAGGACGCGGATCCGACCGGCGCCGCCGGGCCGCGGCTGCACGCACACGCCGTGTCGAGCGCGTTCGGACTGCTCGGCTACCACGCCGGCCGGGACGTGCTGGAAGCCGCGGGCGAGGCTCGTCCGGCCAGCCGCCCGGCGAGCCTGCTCGTCCAGCACCTGGGCACCCCGGACATGGTGCTCAGCCTGCGCCGGGGCAGCTTCGACCGGGCCGGACTGCCGCGCTACGAGCGCGGCGACGACGGACTGTGGAGGCAGCGGACCGACCCCAACTTCCCGGGCGTCGCCGACGAGGTGGACGAGATCCTCGACCCGACCTTCTACACCCACCGCCCCGCCACCTCTCCGGCGATGAACGCGATCATCGCCCGGCACGGCGGCGACGGCATCGTGGTCTCGCGCCACGAGTGCCTCGAACGCTACCCCGCGCTGCGGGAGCTGGTCGCTGACCACGCGCGGCCGCTGCCGGACGATCCGCGGGCCCTGCGCGAGTGGTCGCTGGTCATGGCACTGACCGGTGTGTGCAACGCCATCGACCGCGGGCTGGTCGAAGCGGGCCGCGACGTGGTGGTCCACGGTTCCGGCTGGTACGCCGACGACGACGTGCGGACCCCCGAGGAGTCGGCGCTCGTACCGGTGTCGACGGTCGAGGACATCGCGGCGGCGCTGCTGTGA
- a CDS encoding MMPL family transporter — MRALLKRVARAPGGQRGKWLVLALWLILAVALGPLAGKLGDVEESGPNAFLPRGSESARVNTELERFRTDTVMPAVVVYAGDGAQAAAAADRDAFARYVPAGREVSRPIPSEDGKALMTIVPLDSEDDITDKVDELRDLAGANAPPGLDVEVGGPAGSLTDSVAVFDGLDTTLLLATGLVVAVLLLLTYRSPVLWLLPLLSVGFAAVLTQVTTYLLAKHAGLPVDPQSAGVLMVLVFGVGTDYALLLIARYREELHRHEDRHDAMRIALRRSGPAILASAATIAVGLSCLALADINSSRSLGLVGAVGVICGFVAMVTVLPALLVITGRWVFWPFVPRHGTPVRAPRTIWSRVGAAVARRPRWSWLMSVAVTGVLALSAVSINMGLTQAEMFQDKPESVVAQERISLHYPSGSTDPADIVTRTDQATAVRSAAAGVDGVARVEDATDRTPDGELTTVSVVLKDAPDSQAAKETIDELRTAVNPLGALVGGTTAEMLDTRRAADRDLTTVVPIVLLVVLGVLILLLRALIAPLLLLATVVLSYFAALGASNLLFEHVLGFAGVDWSIPLMGFVFLVALGIDYNIFLMHRVKEETGRLGYERGVLEGLTSTGGVITSAGIVLAATFAIFAGLPLVTMAQMGVLVGIGVLLDTFLVRTVLVPALALDFGRWFWWPGRLFRDQPPGAAAGTASSAAPERTHEVA, encoded by the coding sequence ATGCGTGCGCTGCTCAAGCGCGTCGCCCGTGCCCCCGGCGGGCAGCGCGGCAAATGGCTGGTCCTGGCGCTCTGGCTGATCCTGGCCGTCGCCCTCGGCCCACTGGCCGGCAAGCTCGGCGACGTCGAGGAATCCGGCCCCAACGCCTTCCTGCCGCGCGGCTCCGAGTCCGCGCGGGTCAACACGGAGCTGGAGAGGTTCCGCACGGACACGGTGATGCCGGCCGTCGTCGTGTACGCCGGCGACGGCGCGCAGGCCGCGGCGGCGGCCGACCGTGACGCCTTCGCACGGTACGTCCCTGCCGGTCGGGAAGTGTCGCGGCCCATCCCGTCCGAGGACGGCAAGGCTCTGATGACGATCGTTCCGCTGGACAGCGAGGACGACATCACCGACAAGGTCGACGAGCTGCGCGACCTGGCCGGCGCCAACGCCCCGCCCGGCCTCGACGTCGAGGTCGGCGGCCCCGCCGGATCGCTCACCGACTCCGTGGCGGTCTTCGACGGCCTCGACACCACGCTGCTCCTGGCCACCGGCCTGGTGGTGGCCGTCCTGCTGCTGCTCACCTACCGCAGTCCCGTCCTGTGGCTGCTGCCGCTGCTCTCCGTGGGCTTCGCGGCCGTCCTCACGCAGGTCACCACGTACTTGCTGGCGAAGCACGCCGGACTCCCGGTGGACCCGCAGAGCGCGGGCGTGCTCATGGTCCTGGTCTTCGGTGTCGGCACGGACTACGCCCTGCTCCTCATCGCCCGCTACCGCGAGGAACTGCACCGCCACGAGGACCGCCACGACGCGATGCGGATCGCGCTGCGCCGCTCCGGCCCGGCGATCCTGGCCTCCGCCGCCACCATCGCCGTCGGCCTGTCCTGCCTCGCCCTCGCCGACATCAACTCCTCCCGCTCGCTCGGGCTGGTCGGAGCGGTCGGCGTCATCTGCGGCTTCGTCGCCATGGTCACCGTGCTTCCGGCGCTGCTCGTCATCACGGGCCGCTGGGTGTTCTGGCCCTTCGTCCCACGCCACGGCACGCCCGTCCGCGCACCGCGCACCATCTGGTCCCGTGTCGGTGCCGCCGTGGCCCGGCGCCCCCGCTGGTCGTGGCTCATGTCGGTCGCCGTCACCGGCGTGCTCGCGCTGAGCGCGGTGAGCATCAACATGGGTCTGACCCAAGCGGAAATGTTCCAGGACAAGCCCGAGTCGGTCGTGGCACAGGAGCGCATCTCGCTGCACTACCCGTCGGGCTCGACCGACCCGGCGGACATCGTCACCCGCACCGACCAGGCAACCGCGGTCAGGTCGGCCGCCGCCGGGGTGGACGGCGTGGCCCGCGTCGAGGACGCCACCGACCGCACCCCGGACGGCGAACTCACCACCGTCTCCGTGGTGCTGAAGGACGCGCCGGACAGCCAGGCCGCCAAGGAGACGATCGACGAGCTGCGCACGGCAGTGAACCCCCTGGGCGCCCTGGTCGGCGGCACCACCGCCGAGATGCTCGACACCCGGCGCGCCGCCGACCGCGACCTGACGACGGTCGTCCCGATCGTGCTCCTGGTCGTCCTGGGCGTACTGATCCTGCTCCTGCGGGCCCTGATCGCCCCGCTTCTGCTCCTGGCGACGGTCGTGCTGTCGTACTTCGCGGCCCTCGGCGCTTCGAACCTGCTCTTCGAGCACGTCCTGGGCTTCGCGGGCGTCGATTGGTCGATCCCGCTGATGGGCTTCGTCTTCCTCGTCGCCCTCGGCATCGACTACAACATCTTCCTCATGCACCGCGTGAAGGAGGAGACCGGCAGGCTGGGTTACGAGCGTGGCGTCCTGGAAGGACTGACCAGTACCGGCGGCGTCATCACCTCGGCCGGTATCGTCCTGGCGGCCACCTTCGCGATCTTCGCGGGACTGCCGCTGGTGACGATGGCCCAGATGGGCGTCCTCGTGGGCATCGGCGTCCTCCTGGACACCTTCCTCGTCCGCACGGTCCTGGTGCCCGCCCTCGCGCTGGACTTCGGCCGCTGGTTCTGGTGGCCCGGCCGCCTCTTCCGCGACCAGCCCCCGGGCGCCGCAGCGGGAACCGCTTCCAGCGCAGCACCCGAACGGACCCACGAGGTGGCGTAG
- a CDS encoding beta-ketoacyl synthase N-terminal-like domain-containing protein: MVSEYDDRVAVVGLAGRFPGADSVPELWRLLRDGVDAVHDYTEAELRQLGIAPGLLDDPALVRSGGVLPGGALDGIAGFDADLFGFDAPDAALLDPQHRLFLESAWEALEDAGCDPRRYDGDVGVFTGISTNRYFLFHLLGNPAASDGRPDDWEAQLATRPGADYLPAQVAYRLGLRGPAMAVQTACSSSLTAVCVAAQSLLDYACDLAVAGGASVSLPRHRHTPEGLVSPDGRCRAFDAAAAGTGYSTGAAAVVLKRYADVDPDRDRVHAVLRGWAVNNDGAHRAGFEAPGADGQAAVIAEALARAAVSPHEVGYLEAHGSATVVGDAIELSALHQVWRTAGAAPAGSCALGTVKANIGNLDAASGIAGLVAAVRAVAEGTVPAHVQFHEPHPELGIETGPFAVPRTLRPWPHDGSRLAGVSSFGLGGSNAHVVLEQAARPAPASTAGWHLLPLSAHSPAALAEACRRLAEHLETAGPGTHLADLAYTLATGRRVLPYRAAIAAHEPAEAAAALRRAAAGPQRPPLPAAAGPELHAAAESWLRGEDTDWTSYLKNRPGRVCTLPAYPFRRRRHWIDPPAHRAADRGGPA; this comes from the coding sequence ATGGTGAGCGAGTACGACGACCGCGTCGCCGTCGTCGGCCTCGCCGGCCGGTTCCCCGGCGCGGACAGCGTGCCGGAACTCTGGCGGCTGCTGCGCGACGGCGTCGACGCCGTCCACGACTACACCGAGGCGGAACTGCGCCAACTCGGCATCGCCCCGGGGCTGCTGGACGACCCGGCGCTGGTGCGCTCCGGCGGCGTACTGCCCGGCGGAGCGCTCGACGGCATCGCCGGGTTCGACGCGGACCTGTTCGGCTTCGACGCCCCCGACGCCGCCCTGCTCGACCCGCAGCACCGGCTGTTCCTCGAGTCGGCCTGGGAGGCGCTGGAGGACGCCGGCTGCGACCCGCGCCGGTACGACGGCGACGTCGGCGTGTTCACCGGCATCTCCACCAACCGCTACTTCCTCTTTCACCTGCTCGGCAACCCCGCGGCCTCGGACGGCCGCCCGGACGACTGGGAGGCGCAGCTCGCCACCCGGCCCGGCGCCGACTACCTGCCCGCCCAGGTGGCGTACCGGCTCGGACTGCGCGGGCCCGCGATGGCCGTCCAGACCGCGTGCTCCAGCTCGCTCACCGCCGTTTGCGTGGCGGCGCAGAGCCTCCTCGACTACGCCTGCGACCTCGCCGTCGCCGGCGGCGCGAGCGTCTCGCTGCCTCGCCACCGGCACACGCCCGAGGGACTGGTCTCACCCGACGGGCGGTGCCGGGCCTTCGACGCGGCGGCCGCCGGGACCGGATACAGCACCGGAGCCGCCGCGGTGGTCCTCAAGCGCTACGCCGACGTCGACCCGGACCGCGACCGCGTCCACGCCGTGCTGCGCGGCTGGGCGGTGAACAACGACGGCGCCCACCGCGCCGGTTTCGAGGCACCGGGAGCGGACGGGCAGGCCGCAGTGATCGCCGAGGCACTCGCCCGTGCCGCCGTGAGCCCGCACGAGGTCGGCTATCTGGAGGCGCACGGCAGCGCCACCGTCGTCGGCGACGCCATCGAACTCTCCGCTCTGCACCAGGTCTGGCGGACGGCCGGCGCGGCACCTGCCGGGTCCTGCGCGCTCGGCACCGTCAAGGCCAACATCGGCAACCTGGACGCGGCGTCGGGCATCGCCGGACTCGTGGCCGCCGTCCGCGCCGTCGCCGAGGGCACCGTGCCCGCCCATGTGCAGTTCCACGAGCCCCACCCGGAACTCGGGATCGAGACCGGGCCGTTCGCTGTGCCGCGGACGCTGCGGCCCTGGCCGCACGACGGCAGCCGACTGGCCGGCGTCAGCTCGTTCGGACTGGGCGGCAGCAACGCACACGTGGTGCTGGAACAGGCGGCCCGGCCCGCTCCGGCATCGACGGCCGGCTGGCACCTGCTGCCGCTCTCCGCGCACTCCCCGGCCGCCCTCGCCGAGGCCTGCCGGCGGCTGGCCGAACATCTGGAGACCGCCGGCCCCGGCACGCACCTGGCCGATCTCGCCTACACCCTTGCCACGGGCCGCCGGGTCCTGCCGTACCGTGCGGCGATCGCCGCCCACGAACCCGCCGAGGCGGCTGCGGCGCTGCGACGGGCCGCGGCGGGACCGCAGAGGCCACCGCTGCCGGCCGCGGCAGGACCGGAGCTGCATGCGGCCGCCGAATCCTGGCTGCGCGGTGAGGACACCGACTGGACGAGTTACCTCAAGAACCGCCCGGGACGGGTCTGCACGTTGCCCGCCTACCCGTTCCGGCGTCGGCGCCACTGGATCGATCCGCCGGCCCATCGGGCAGCTGACCGGGGAGGACCCGCATGA
- a CDS encoding potassium transporter TrkA, with amino-acid sequence MPTVVVIGSGSLAASVCAGLATAAGPPLRVIVAARGESVGHLCELAGTRAALAGRAAQFRPRTTGPDLRAALPEVIREEAPDGVLLCASHQSPWERRGAPSAWTALLGRGGFGLTLPLQADLALVAGRAAAECGSWFVNACFPDAVNPVLAALRVPVLCGIGNVALLAASLQARLGLPDQRRLRVVGHHVHLNPPGPAGEALGWLDDEPLDGVTAALAGQRACDRPALNQVTGQAGAMLIDALASGSELDTSLPGVAGLPGGYPVRISHGRLTLRLPAGLSRAEAVAANQRWSQADGIVVESGRVRFAPAATAALAEAEPGWEDEEFPAERIPEVCGRLLELRGRLRRTPVGQPAVPEGNGGAR; translated from the coding sequence GTGCCCACCGTCGTGGTCATCGGCAGCGGCTCCCTCGCCGCCTCCGTCTGCGCAGGCTTGGCGACGGCGGCCGGACCGCCACTGCGGGTGATCGTGGCAGCCCGCGGGGAGAGCGTCGGCCACCTGTGCGAGCTGGCCGGCACACGTGCCGCGCTGGCCGGTCGCGCCGCGCAGTTCCGGCCCCGGACGACCGGCCCGGACCTGCGGGCCGCGCTGCCCGAGGTGATCCGCGAGGAGGCCCCGGACGGTGTGCTGCTGTGCGCTTCCCACCAGTCGCCGTGGGAGCGCCGCGGGGCACCTTCGGCCTGGACCGCCCTGCTCGGGCGCGGTGGCTTCGGGCTGACGCTCCCGCTGCAGGCGGATCTCGCCCTGGTGGCAGGCCGGGCCGCGGCCGAATGCGGCTCCTGGTTCGTCAACGCCTGCTTCCCGGACGCGGTCAACCCGGTGCTTGCCGCGCTGAGAGTGCCGGTGCTGTGCGGCATCGGCAACGTGGCGCTGCTCGCCGCGAGTCTGCAGGCCCGGCTCGGCCTGCCCGACCAGCGCCGACTGCGGGTGGTCGGCCACCATGTGCACCTGAACCCGCCCGGCCCGGCGGGCGAGGCCCTCGGCTGGCTGGACGACGAGCCGCTGGACGGAGTCACCGCGGCGCTGGCCGGTCAGCGTGCCTGCGACCGTCCGGCCCTCAACCAGGTGACCGGACAGGCAGGCGCGATGCTCATCGACGCGCTCGCGAGCGGCTCGGAGCTGGACACCAGCCTGCCGGGCGTGGCCGGACTGCCCGGCGGCTACCCGGTGCGGATCAGCCACGGCCGCCTCACCCTGCGGCTGCCGGCCGGACTGAGCCGGGCCGAGGCGGTCGCGGCCAACCAGCGGTGGTCGCAGGCCGACGGCATCGTCGTCGAGAGCGGGCGGGTCAGGTTCGCCCCGGCCGCGACGGCGGCGCTGGCGGAGGCCGAACCGGGCTGGGAGGACGAGGAGTTCCCGGCCGAGCGGATCCCGGAGGTCTGCGGTCGGCTGCTCGAGCTGCGCGGGCGCCTGCGCCGCACACCGGTGGGGCAGCCCGCCGTACCCGAGGGGAACGGTGGGGCCAGATGA
- a CDS encoding non-ribosomal peptide synthetase → MTATTPRDRRFPRQPDDAPPVPFADHHRQQTGYSPPARHGTIPAAFAAQAARQPDAVAVLGEGEPWTYRMLADAADRTAAALRSAGVRHGDRVGILLDHSPQTVAAILGVLFAGGCYVPLDPAHPEPRLAQLVALAGIDVVIADAARPVDRLRAEPLRVVPPPEPTAPGDPDVHFDEQPARPDDVAYLLCTSGSTGRPKGVPQTHRNVLHGVANHIENFRITPADRLSVASSFSFDMAVTDTFAALLAGAATVVVDVRRHGPAHLAQALADRGTTVFHSTPTVYRYLVDALGERRLDTIRAVVLGGETVTRHDALRCRTHFAPDCVFVNGYGATEASFAVQDHLPPDAALEHDVLPIGYPLAGYTISLLGPGDEPSADEGEIVIHSPYVAPGYWRAPELTAERFGGGDGTGHGMSSYRTGDLGRRLPDGRLAYLGRLDRQVKIRGIRVELGEVEYHLAAQPGVLRAVAVARPDDTGRTELLGYVQPVAGTLLDPAQLRRGVAARVPEHLVPRLLTVLDALPLTSTGKVDTRALPAPQAPRPAGQGPRPRTATEEAIARAWCTVLKTPAVVTDANFFDLGGNSLLLADVQQLLQDSLAVPVQMVDLYRHPTVAALARHLDGHATPTAAPDLRRVTERAARRARREGKGRW, encoded by the coding sequence ATGACCGCAACGACTCCGCGCGACCGGCGGTTCCCTCGGCAACCGGACGACGCACCGCCCGTGCCCTTCGCCGACCACCACCGGCAGCAGACCGGCTACAGCCCGCCCGCCCGCCACGGGACGATCCCGGCCGCGTTCGCGGCACAGGCCGCCCGGCAACCCGACGCCGTTGCGGTGCTCGGCGAGGGCGAGCCGTGGACGTACCGCATGCTGGCGGACGCGGCGGACCGGACCGCGGCCGCACTCCGGTCCGCCGGCGTCCGGCACGGTGACCGTGTCGGCATCCTGCTGGACCACTCACCGCAGACCGTCGCCGCGATCCTGGGCGTCCTGTTCGCCGGCGGCTGCTACGTGCCGCTCGACCCCGCCCATCCCGAACCGCGCCTGGCCCAACTCGTCGCGCTGGCCGGTATCGACGTCGTGATCGCCGACGCGGCGAGACCGGTGGACCGGCTGCGGGCCGAACCCCTGCGCGTCGTGCCGCCGCCGGAGCCGACCGCCCCCGGAGACCCGGACGTCCACTTCGACGAACAGCCGGCCCGTCCCGACGACGTGGCCTATCTGCTCTGCACCTCCGGTTCCACGGGCCGGCCCAAGGGCGTGCCGCAGACGCACCGCAACGTGCTGCACGGTGTCGCCAACCACATCGAGAACTTCCGCATCACACCTGCCGACCGGCTCAGTGTGGCGTCCTCCTTCAGTTTCGACATGGCGGTGACCGACACCTTCGCGGCACTGCTCGCCGGCGCGGCCACCGTCGTCGTGGACGTGCGCCGGCACGGCCCGGCCCACCTCGCACAGGCCCTGGCCGACCGGGGAACGACGGTCTTCCACTCCACACCGACCGTGTACCGCTATCTGGTCGACGCGCTCGGCGAGCGGCGCCTGGACACGATCCGCGCGGTCGTGCTCGGCGGCGAAACCGTCACCCGGCACGACGCGTTGCGCTGCCGCACGCACTTCGCGCCGGACTGTGTGTTCGTCAACGGGTACGGGGCCACCGAGGCCAGCTTCGCCGTGCAGGACCATCTGCCGCCGGACGCCGCGCTGGAACACGACGTCCTGCCCATCGGCTACCCGCTGGCCGGATACACCATCTCGCTCCTCGGCCCCGGGGACGAGCCGTCGGCCGACGAGGGGGAGATTGTCATCCACAGCCCGTACGTCGCGCCGGGCTACTGGCGGGCACCCGAACTGACCGCCGAGCGGTTCGGCGGCGGCGACGGCACCGGACACGGCATGTCGAGCTACCGCACCGGCGATCTGGGACGCCGGCTCCCGGACGGCAGGCTGGCGTATCTGGGCAGGCTGGACCGCCAGGTGAAGATCCGCGGCATCCGCGTCGAACTCGGCGAGGTCGAGTACCACCTCGCGGCACAGCCCGGCGTGCTGCGGGCAGTGGCGGTCGCCCGTCCCGACGACACCGGCCGCACGGAACTGCTCGGCTACGTGCAGCCCGTCGCGGGCACCCTCCTCGATCCCGCCCAGCTGCGCCGCGGAGTGGCGGCCCGGGTACCGGAGCATCTGGTGCCGCGCCTGCTGACCGTCCTCGACGCCCTACCGCTGACCAGCACCGGAAAGGTGGACACCCGGGCACTGCCCGCTCCGCAGGCACCCCGGCCCGCGGGACAGGGCCCAAGGCCGCGCACCGCGACCGAAGAGGCGATAGCCCGGGCGTGGTGCACGGTCCTCAAGACACCGGCCGTCGTCACCGACGCCAACTTCTTCGACCTCGGCGGCAATTCGCTCCTGCTCGCCGATGTACAACAGCTGCTGCAGGACAGCCTCGCTGTACCCGTGCAGATGGTGGACCTGTACCGGCATCCGACCGTCGCCGCGCTGGCCCGCCATCTCGACGGCCACGCCACCCCCACCGCCGCGCCCGATCTGCGCCGGGTCACCGAACGGGCCGCCCGCCGGGCCCGCCGCGAAGGGAAGGGGCGATGGTGA